DNA sequence from the Salvelinus sp. IW2-2015 linkage group LG37, ASM291031v2, whole genome shotgun sequence genome:
GGTGACACCAGCCATACACTACAATGCAGTGTTTTCATAGACTTGCTCAAGGAACTGACTCCACTGGTTTGGCTGCTGAGAATTGGTGATGGAAAAAAGCAGCGATTGTGCCACCTAGTGGGGAGATTATGTATGCTGTTGGCTGACATTGGAAACGGTGTTCCATCTGCTTCACCTTTCTGCTGACAGTCATCTCTAACTTTTAATGCACTGCAATAGCTGCCTCAGAGTATACAGCCATATGAATGACTATCAGTGGATATCAATAATAATGTCAAATATGTCTTGATTACTTGCTTATTGCAGTAAATAAAGTcattttaaataccttatttattaaGTTGTATGAGAAACTCCAAAATATCTTTCCAAAAGAGCTTATCAtaaccagacaaactaaacatacACCAGACACCAAAACATATTTACAAACACATACTCCAGAGACTAAAACAGACAGTCTGAGAGTcagagtctttatgtgccttttactgaggagtggcttccgtcggccactctaccataaaggcctgattggttgagtgctgcagagatggctgtccttctggaaggttgtcccatctctacagaggaactctggagctctgtcagagtgaccattgggttcttggtcacctccctgaccaaggcccttttcccccaattGCTCAATGTGGCcaggctgtgttcttggggacctttaatggtgcagacattttctggtacgattccccagatctgtgccttgacacaatcctgtctcagccccCCCATAGggaattccttcaacctcatggcttggtttttgctctgacatgcactgtcaattgtgggaccttatatagacaggcgtgtgcctttcaaaatcatgtccaatcaattgaatttaccacaatggacaccaatcaagtggtagaaacatctcaaggatgatcaatggaaacaggatgcaactgagctcaatttcaagtttcataggaaagggtctcaatacttatgtaaacaagttctgtttttttattcAATACATTTGCCCAAAATTCTACAAACTTGTTCttgccttgtcattatgaggtattgtgtgtagattgcagaggatttgttttatttaatccattttagaataaggctgtaatgtaacaaaatgtggaaaaagtcaaggtgtctgaatactttccgaaggcaccgtagAGACTTACAATGGGGAACTAGCTCAATTTGTGCTCCTCTCAAGGTACAGATACGCAGGTCTTTAGGATCAATTTCACAAtacctgaagaaaaaaaacttggtTTTATCAACATTTAGCACTAATTTAAGATCGGTGAGCGATTCTTGAATTGAATCAAAGCCGAGGGTCGCGAACGGCCTGCTGCACTGATGGGGCACATGATTAAATAACGAATCCGCATAGAGATGTAAGcccgttattattattattcagggACAAACATTAATGTAAATAGTGAACAGTAAAAGGCATAGTATTGAGCCTTGTGGCACTCCTtggttatgtaaaaaaaaaatttgacTGAACTACATCAGCAGacagacactgagtgtacaagacattacaaacaccggctctttccatgacagactgaccaggtgaatgctatgatcccttattgctgtcacttgttaaacccacttcaatcagtgtagatgaagaggaggagacaggttaaagaaagatctttaagccttgacacaattgaaacatggattgtgtatatgtgccaatcaaagggtgaatgggcaaagcaaaagatttaagtgcctttgaacggagtatcgtagtaggtgccaggcacaccggtttgtgtcaagaactgcaacactgatgGGTTTTTCCATGCTCaaccgtttcctgtgtgtatcaagaatagtccaccacccaaaggacatccagccaacttgacacaactgtgggaagcattggagtcaacatgggccagcatccctgtggtacgctttgacaccttgtagaatccatcccccaacgaattgaggctgttctgagggcaaaagagcgtgcaaatcaatattaggaaggtgtttacTTCTGTCGTGCAGATCATTTTTGAACCAGCTACAGGCCAGTTGGTCTATACAAATTTCGGATAGCCTCCGTAGCAGGAGTGCATGATCAACCATATCGAATGCTTTCAACAGATCAATATAAAGGGCAGTGCAGTGCAGTTTCCTGTCTAGTGCGTTAACCATATAAAGCAGCCAAGATGGTGCTCTGTCCTGGCCTAAAGCCTGACTGGTGAGCATTCGGAATAGATTTTCCATCTAAAAAAGGACAGCAGCTGAGAATTTACAGAGACTTCTAATATCTTCGCTAGACATGAAAGTTTTGAGATTGGGTGATAATTACAAAGATAGCAGGGATCACCACCTTTGTGGAGCAGGAGATCAAGGGCCACCTTCCACACCTTAGGAATAATACCCAAGAGAATGGATAGATTAAAAATATATGTGTCAAGGATTCCACAATCATATGTACAGCAAGTCGTAGAAGACATGGGTCAAGCATGTCTGCCCCAGTGGACTTTTCCCATCAATAACTAAGAGCGAGACCAGTGGGTCACCATTTACATTAGCAGGCAAGTCTGCAATTGAACAGGGGTGCATCAGAGCCTACTTGGAATGGGTACCGTAAAAAAGCAACAAGCAAATATAAAAGCATACTAGCACATTGCTGAGCCTTTGGTTTAACACTACTGAAACCATTGCAAAACACACAAGATATATCCCTTAATCCTTCTGAGTGTATGCTGTACATAACACAGATTCAAAATGCAATGATTTATAAATGGATCATTATGTATCCCACTGTTGCAGAACCTAGACGCGAACCTGGCTTTGGCACCGGAACCGTCATTGACACAACACCACCTCAGTTAGCAGGGTGTGGTTCCTTCGTCTTCTGTGCCACCTCCTCCTCCGCCCTGGAGTCTCTTCCTCTCAGGCTGGGGGCATTGTTGAGGGACCGCCTCCCCCTCAGCAGTAGCTCTGAGGTACTGATGGAAGATCTCTGCGTGCTTTGTCGCCGTGACCACTCCCCTAGGTCCTCCGCCAGCACGCTCTCCATTACTGCCGCAAGGGACTGTCTGATCTTATGGCACAGGTCCGGGCAGCTGAACACATAGAGGATGGGGTTTAGCACACTGTTGAGGAAGGCTAGGCTGGCGGTGGGGGGCAGGCCGCTGGCCACGAGGCCCCGGAGGGAGGGTCGATACTGAGCTACAGCCTCCAGGACACTGAAGACGTGGTATGGAGCCCAACAGACCACAAAGCTCATCAACACCGCTACCACTAGTCTAACGAAGCGGAAAGGGTGCCGGTTGCGGCCACGCCGCGCGATACTAATGGTCACTGAGACATAGCTCCACACAATGACCACCAGGGGAAGAATGAAGGCCAGGAGGAGCTTAGAGAAGGCCAGGGCATCCTGGCGTGCCTCACACAGCTCTTTTAGGTCAAACTCCCTAACAGGGAGATACTGGGCGTAGTTATAGTAACACATGATCCGCCCGTCATGCCGATGAATAGTATCCCGGAATAGGTAGTACGGTACCGTACAGAGCACAGCCAGGGCCCAGATGATTCCACATACCCTGCCGACCAGCCGCACGTTCCTCCGGTTGTGGACCCAGACGGGCTTGTGAACCACCAGACAGCGGTCCAGAGAGATGGCCGCAAGCAGGAAGGCACTGACGAACATGTTGAGGAAGAAGACGGAGGAGTGGAGTTTGCAGAAGGTGGTGCCCAGGGTCCAGGTGGCTCCGCGGGCCAGGAAGATGGTGAAGAAGGGGAGTGACGCCGTGGCCAGGAGGTCCGAGGCAGCCAGGTTGAGGATCCACACGCTGATGACGGTACGGCGGACACGGAAACCCACGACCCCCAAGATGAGGATGTTCTCCAGGATGCCGAAGGAGGAGACCAGGCCGTGGAGACACACCGTGGCCAGGCTCAGAGCCCCCACCTCAGCCGAGGAGTTGGAAGGTACGCTGGCGTTCACCATGGCCTGGATGAGAGGGCAGTAGCCGGGGCTGCTGCTAGAATTGGTCATCTTGACAGTTGAGATTCTGCTTCTGACACTTTATCCACTTTGGCTCTGAATTCCTGTGTACAACACTGCAAAGAAACAAGGCAAAGAGGCATTACGAATTAGGACTCTATTCATTCCGTATCTTGGAAATTCAGAGTTACAGCATGATTGAaatttaggagaatattccatcaacgttacaccaaacatacacagaacatggttgccgtGTTCGcagaatataaaatattaatgttctagacatgtttcatgagaatgttgcaagaacattcctttGTATCAGTTGTCAGGAGATCGGctgatcatcaagctttgattatttgaattagctgtgtagtgctagggcaaaaaacaaaacgtgcacccaggggggaccCCAGGACCCAGTTTGGGGAACATTCTACTGAATATACGTTAGCAAAAACCTTCAGAGAACGTTCTTAGCATGCCTCTACTTCTCTGCCTCGCTTCCTGACGCTTTAATAAATCGTAAAAGCCATCTCCAAACTGGCAATTGTTTCCGATTATTAGCCATGGTGGTTTCTGTCTAACACGACTGAAGTGTCAAGTTTGCCTGAAACTGTTCAACTGCCACTACCATCTCAAATGGTTAAGAGCGAGAGATGgcttatctctctgtctcactctctcactctctccacatCCTCTGTGCAAGTTTGCCTTGTCTATATATGTGAAAGCCATTGTACAAATAGGCAACTTCTGTTCTAGCTCTTTGCTAGTCTCCTAGTACAGAACGTTGTGTTTGTTGATGGAAATGTACCCCatagtaggggagagtggggtaagttgagccagtttttacattcagcatcactctgtcagGGGAAataaagatatctacatatatttcaggatgttgtgtatccatgGAAAAAAACTCTGAATTtatgtaaacataacagttttgaaaacatagcttgtccaaaaaaggTGGTCTTTTGGCACAACTTATCCCGggtatggggtaaattgagctgcgggacagggtaagttaagccacctACAAAATCCTTTTAAAACCCTGTCTATctttttttcccaaacacagttcAACACAATCACTTTGtcttttaaagggatactttgacattttggcaatgaggccatttaactcatggataccattctCATGTCTCCATGTCCAGTATGAAGTTGCTCGCAGATACGCATGCGGTTTGCAGTATGCCTTCAACATACAACATATTTTAAGCATTTttaaacacaggcttaacacctaacaaacactttgtacttattttaatttttttacacttCTAACATAGACTAGGCaatgttgttacctcatatcccagcgataattaattgcattacgcctgggaagaaaaaaattgctcaaccattggctcaacttaccccaaggcaaacatttggactttagtgccttcggaaagtattcagatcccttgacgtgttccacattttgttacgttacagcctggtgtgacaagcttgtagcatcatacccatgaagacttgatgctgtaataac
Encoded proteins:
- the LOC111960422 gene encoding prostaglandin D2 receptor 2-like, giving the protein MTNSSSSPGYCPLIQAMVNASVPSNSSAEVGALSLATVCLHGLVSSFGILENILILGVVGFRVRRTVISVWILNLAASDLLATASLPFFTIFLARGATWTLGTTFCKLHSSVFFLNMFVSAFLLAAISLDRCLVVHKPVWVHNRRNVRLVGRVCGIIWALAVLCTVPYYLFRDTIHRHDGRIMCYYNYAQYLPVREFDLKELCEARQDALAFSKLLLAFILPLVVIVWSYVSVTISIARRGRNRHPFRFVRLVVAVLMSFVVCWAPYHVFSVLEAVAQYRPSLRGLVASGLPPTASLAFLNSVLNPILYVFSCPDLCHKIRQSLAAVMESVLAEDLGEWSRRQSTQRSSISTSELLLRGRRSLNNAPSLRGRDSRAEEEVAQKTKEPHPAN